The sequence below is a genomic window from Dyadobacter sp. CECT 9275.
AGCGGCAGCCAGATGACCCAGCTGATCAGATAGGCCAGCGTAAAATAGACGACAAGGGATTTTGTGGGGGTAATTTTCTGTTGCATATTTTTCTTGGGTTGGGTCGATGCTGCGGCTCACAAGCCTTCGAGCCAATGCAGGAACTCGGTGGCTTTGGCCTTACTGACTACGATAATTTCAGGTGTATTCACGATCAGTTTGATGACGAGTTTGCGGGCAAAAAATTTCTCGGCATTACCGATCGCAGCCCGGTTGATCAGAAACTGGCGGTTGGCCCTCCAAAACAGGGCCGGGTCCAGCACCTTTTCCAGCTCTTCGAGCTTGGCCGAAAGGTGGTATTGCTGTCCGCTCAGGGTCGTGATGTTAACCAGGGTTTTGTCCAGGTAAAAAAAAGCGATGTCCTTTACCTGCACGGGTATGATCTTTTCTTTCTGGTACACCAGCAGAGCCGTTTTGTAGGACTGTCCCACCTGCCGGAGCAGTCCACTTAGTTTCTGGCCTTCCTGTTGTTTTTCAAAAACCGATTTGAGCGCATGAAACTTGTCGAGCGCCTTTTCGATCTTCGTACGGGTGACGGGTTTGAGCAGGTAACTTACCGCATGTGTATCAAAGGCTTCCATGAGGTACTCGTCAAAAGCGGTGCAGAAGATGACCGGACTACGGACCGTTACCTGGTTGAAGATTTCAAAACACAGCCCGTCGGCGAGCTGAATATCCGAAAAGATCAGGTCGGGCTGGGGGTTGGCTGCCAGCCAGGCCAGCGACTGCTCCACAGAATCGAGCGTGGCCAGTACGCGTATGTCGGCATCGATCTGCCGGATTGTGGAGGCGAGCTCCCTGGCGGCGCGCGCCTCATCTTCAATGATCAGTACGTCGGTCATGCAAGCGGTAGTTTGATGGTGAAGGTATCGGTGCCTTTTTCGATCCGGATTTCGCGGTTGAACAGCAGGCGGTAGCGCTGCATCACATTGTCGAGCCCGATTCCCGCGCCGGGCTGCACCGACGTTTTGGGTTGCAGGTTATTGACTACTTCCAGGAAACCCTGCCCGTCGGTTCTGATGTCGATACGCAGCCGCCTCGCGGCCGAGGCCACGTTGTGTCTGACCGCATTTTCCACCAGAAGTTGCAGTGTGAGCGGGGGGATCTTCGCGGAAAGGAAACGCGGATCAACAGCAATGTGTATGTCAATGGCCGCTTCCAGTCTCATTTTGATGATATACAGATACGAATCGATGAAATTAAGCTCCTGTTGCAGCGTCGCCGTATCGCTGTCCTTGTATTGCAACACATAACGGTATACGTTGGCCAGCTCGGACACATAGTCCTTCACCAGCTGTTCATCGGTCAGCGTGCTGAGGGTATTGAGTGTATTAAAAAGAAAGTGCGGGCTGAGCTGCTCTTTGAGCGAGGAAAGATTGGCGGCAAGCTGCGCCCGTTTCAGTTCCCCGATTTCGAGCAAGTGACGCTGCTTTTCGGCGAGAATATGGAGGTAGTAAGCGATGAAATAAAACAATCCGCTGATCACCACACTCCGCAGCAGTAAGATGTAGGGGCGCTTGCTTTCGGCTATTTCAGGCAGCAGCAGCGCGTTCGGGCTGATGGCGGAAAATATCGGGTCGAGCAAAAAGGCGATCCCGCTGACGCCTCCAATGGCCAGGATCGCCAGCAGCACCTGATTCACCTTCCAGCGCCGCGACCGCGCCAGGATCAGCTGATGGGCCATCCAGCAGCAGAGACAGAACGTAAAGTTGTAGGCGACACTGACACCGGCAAGTCGAAATTCAAAATGTTCCATACGGATCACCCTGGGCAGCGAAGCGATAAGCGCCACCCCCAGCGATACGATCAGTCCGGGAATCAGGTTTTGTTTTTTCACGGTGCAAAGGTAGTCAGGCCAACTTCGATCAAAACACCAACGAACTTCTCAGGCAGGCATAATACAATGAGAAGCGGGCAAATACCTGACTGGAATGTTTTGTCAGGTTCATTTTAATATCTGTCTGTACTCTTAAGTAAAACCTCAAATATTGGGTAAATCCACTCAGCATTAATAATTTGCCGCTCTTAAAAAATACATTTAACCATATTTCTCAATGTTTTAGCTTTCCGTCCATTAAAACTAATACTGATATATGGCACTTGCAATTGTAATTTCATTTTTCATCCTTGCCTGGTATGGCATAAGGGCTTACCAAGAAAATCCGCAACACCCTGATTGGCGTAAAGCGCTCATTACTACTCTTTTTTGGCCATTGTCTCTGATCATGCGGCGATACCGCTAAAAGGTCCTATTCTTTCCACCGGGTATTTGATCAGGCGAAAACAGGCTGACTTTCCCGCCATCGTTTGTGTCCTCTCCATAGCCGTCAACTTAAGACATAGGAAAAGAAATCGAAGTCAATTTTAGAACGTGGAGTCAAAAATTTCTCCACTTATTTATCAAAACTTATTTCAGATGAAAATCTTGAAGTTTTAGCCAGGGAATCGGGTTTTCAGAAACGAAAGTCGAAGATTTCACCTAAGTCATTTTTGGAAACTGCGTTTCTTTTGAGTATTAACAAAAGCCCATCCTTAACGGACTATTGTATTGATTTTCAGCTTAAAATCAACAAATCACTATCTAAGCAAGGGGTCGACAAGCGATTCAATGAGAACTTAAAGACGATGCTCAAAAAATTGGTTGAAGAAGGGCTTGCAAAACAAATCAGTCAGAAGGCCAACTTAAAAGGGGCAGGGAAGCACTTTACAGAGATACGTTTAATGGATAGTACAGAATTCAAATTGTCTAAAAACGTCGCTGATAAATTTCCCGGCTACGGCCCTGGTAGAGAGGCGATTGCACAAGTTCAATTTGAGTACGATATTTTGTCGGGCAAGATAACACAGATGCGTGTTGGATCAGCTTTAGACAGCGATGTAACGGAAGGTTTGAAAGAGATTGAAACAGTGCCAAAACGGTCTCTATTGATAAGAGATTTGGGTTATCTTTATCCTAAAACCTTTCTTGAACTGCAAGAAAGGAAGATTTATTATATCAGCAGAGCCAAGTCGCAATGGAATTTTTTATGTGAGAGAAGGGAAAAAGTATCAGCGAATAACCACTATAGATATAATTGAAAAGCTAAAAGCGCAAAAACAAAAGTATCTGGACATGGAGGTGTTTGTAGGAGAAAAATTCAAAGTGCCGATGCGACTTATAACTAAAAGAGCCAGTTCTCAGAGTCTTTGGACAAGGATTCTGCCAAGCATGAAAGCGCAACAATCTCAATGTCAGACATTTTTGGCTTGTTTGGGTAAAATTGAAAATTACCTTG
It includes:
- a CDS encoding LytR/AlgR family response regulator transcription factor — its product is MTDVLIIEDEARAARELASTIRQIDADIRVLATLDSVEQSLAWLAANPQPDLIFSDIQLADGLCFEIFNQVTVRSPVIFCTAFDEYLMEAFDTHAVSYLLKPVTRTKIEKALDKFHALKSVFEKQQEGQKLSGLLRQVGQSYKTALLVYQKEKIIPVQVKDIAFFYLDKTLVNITTLSGQQYHLSAKLEELEKVLDPALFWRANRQFLINRAAIGNAEKFFARKLVIKLIVNTPEIIVVSKAKATEFLHWLEGL
- a CDS encoding sensor histidine kinase, which codes for MKKQNLIPGLIVSLGVALIASLPRVIRMEHFEFRLAGVSVAYNFTFCLCCWMAHQLILARSRRWKVNQVLLAILAIGGVSGIAFLLDPIFSAISPNALLLPEIAESKRPYILLLRSVVISGLFYFIAYYLHILAEKQRHLLEIGELKRAQLAANLSSLKEQLSPHFLFNTLNTLSTLTDEQLVKDYVSELANVYRYVLQYKDSDTATLQQELNFIDSYLYIIKMRLEAAIDIHIAVDPRFLSAKIPPLTLQLLVENAVRHNVASAARRLRIDIRTDGQGFLEVVNNLQPKTSVQPGAGIGLDNVMQRYRLLFNREIRIEKGTDTFTIKLPLA
- a CDS encoding IS4 family transposase, whose protein sequence is MSDENLEVLARESGFQKRKSKISPKSFLETAFLLSINKSPSLTDYCIDFQLKINKSLSKQGVDKRFNENLKTMLKKLVEEGLAKQISQKANLKGAGKHFTEIRLMDSTEFKLSKNVADKFPGYGPGREAIAQVQFEYDILSGKITQMRVGSALDSDVTEGLKEIETVPKRSLLIRDLGYLYPKTFLELQERKIYYISRAKSQWNFLCERREKVSANNHYRYN